One Desulfobulbus propionicus DSM 2032 DNA segment encodes these proteins:
- the ftsA gene encoding cell division protein FtsA codes for MIKSWLPEPKLTDEELDEQEPREPGELVAGLDIGTTKVCAMIGEVFDDRVEIIGVGTAASSGMKKGVVVNIESTVKSIRQAVEAASDMAGCDIESVYVGIAGNHIKGFNSPGIIAINNQEIKEKDIEAVIQAAQTVKISDNQQIIHVLPQEYMVDDHTGIQNPLGMTGVRLVTNVHIVTADVTALHNVVTSCNRAGLNVAEIVLESVASSLTVLGKDEMELGVALIDIGGGTTDLAIFCNGTIKHTWELALGGNNLTSDLSVGLRTPLQEAEELKYLYGGALSSMIKENHIIEVPTVGDRKPRKVSQRIMVEILEARMEEILQMVNKNICASGYRNRINAGIVITGGTALLANIVEMAEQIFDLPVRIGYPQGVTGRIEDVHSPRCTTAVGLVLHGSKAKTYVPKESGGMVSKLKNWVKNIV; via the coding sequence ATGATAAAGTCTTGGTTACCGGAACCCAAATTGACGGATGAGGAGTTGGACGAGCAGGAACCGCGCGAGCCGGGCGAGCTCGTTGCCGGCCTGGACATAGGCACGACCAAGGTCTGCGCCATGATCGGCGAGGTGTTCGACGATCGAGTGGAGATCATTGGAGTCGGCACGGCCGCTTCCTCGGGAATGAAAAAAGGGGTGGTGGTCAACATCGAGTCGACGGTCAAGTCGATCCGCCAGGCGGTCGAGGCCGCTTCGGACATGGCGGGCTGCGATATCGAATCGGTGTATGTGGGCATTGCCGGTAACCATATCAAGGGGTTCAACTCTCCTGGGATCATCGCCATCAACAATCAGGAGATCAAGGAAAAGGATATCGAGGCCGTTATCCAAGCCGCCCAGACCGTTAAAATTTCCGATAATCAGCAGATTATCCATGTCCTGCCGCAGGAGTACATGGTCGATGACCATACCGGTATCCAGAATCCGCTCGGCATGACCGGGGTCCGGTTGGTGACCAACGTCCATATCGTCACCGCCGACGTCACCGCGTTGCACAACGTGGTCACCAGCTGCAACCGGGCCGGATTGAACGTGGCCGAGATCGTGCTCGAGTCGGTGGCTTCTTCGCTGACTGTGCTCGGCAAGGACGAGATGGAGCTCGGGGTGGCGTTGATCGACATCGGCGGCGGGACCACTGACCTGGCCATTTTCTGCAACGGCACCATCAAGCATACCTGGGAGCTGGCCCTGGGCGGCAACAACCTGACCAGCGATCTGTCCGTGGGGCTGCGAACCCCGCTGCAGGAGGCCGAGGAACTGAAATATCTCTATGGCGGCGCGCTTTCCTCCATGATCAAGGAAAATCATATCATCGAGGTGCCCACGGTGGGCGACCGCAAGCCGCGGAAGGTTTCCCAACGGATCATGGTGGAAATTCTCGAGGCGAGAATGGAAGAGATTCTGCAGATGGTCAACAAGAACATCTGCGCCTCCGGTTATCGCAACCGGATCAATGCCGGCATTGTCATCACCGGCGGCACTGCGCTGCTGGCCAACATCGTCGAGATGGCGGAGCAGATTTTCGATCTGCCGGTGCGCATCGGTTATCCGCAAGGGGTGACCGGACGGATCGAGGATGTCCATTCGCCCCGGTGCACCACCGCCGTCGGTCTGGTGTTGCATGGCAGCAAGGCAAAAACGTATGTGCCGAAAGAAAGCGGCGGAATGGTCAGTAAGCTGAAAAACTGGGTCAAGAATATCGTCTGA
- a CDS encoding radical SAM protein, with the protein MSAHLTQETGTVRKKWKDRLPVALLYPNVYPVAVSNLGYQLVYTLLNQQEGVVCERFVYPDQDQPLRSLESSRLLSDFPLVMGSISFEHDYPRLTAMLAAGGIPPFAADRSPQVCAGNPLVILGGVGVFMNPEPLAVFADLMVIGEAEPLLEPLIESLNEFAAIPREELLVTIGSTLPGCYVPGMYHFVYGDKGEVRRIEPKAGLPERVTKVIAPAMARAAHSTLLSPEAELGMYMVELGRGCSRGCRFCAAGFIYRPPRLWTAEAILAGLADRPERINRIGLLGMEMASSETVDRIAAYLREHGCALSFSSLRADRITAQTLELLAASRLKSVAIAADGCSERLRTLINKGLGEEDLLGAAERLVAAGIFHLKLYVMIGLPTETQDDLDELIRLVDRLLARILPVGRSRKRLSELTLSINCFVPKAWTPFQYCSFGGLAPAEAKEERIEPALAGLKEKIRYLRKMLGNMANLHLKFDHPDQALQQAVYSRGDRRLGPALLDIGCGRLPFKQALRRHRVDPWEYAVRPRHQHELMCWEVVDHGIRPGFLWEEYARAVRGLATPPCQPAVCRRCGVCHEAK; encoded by the coding sequence GTGTCCGCACATCTGACCCAGGAAACCGGTACAGTCCGGAAGAAATGGAAAGACCGGCTGCCGGTCGCCCTGCTCTATCCCAATGTCTACCCGGTGGCCGTGTCCAATCTGGGGTATCAGTTGGTCTACACCCTGCTCAATCAGCAGGAGGGGGTTGTTTGCGAACGGTTCGTCTATCCCGATCAGGACCAACCGCTCCGCTCGCTGGAATCCTCCCGGTTGTTGAGCGATTTTCCCCTGGTCATGGGGTCGATCAGCTTCGAGCACGATTACCCCAGGCTGACGGCCATGCTGGCGGCCGGAGGCATCCCCCCGTTCGCCGCGGACCGTTCTCCACAGGTATGCGCTGGCAATCCTTTGGTGATCCTGGGCGGGGTCGGCGTGTTCATGAATCCCGAACCGCTGGCTGTTTTTGCCGATCTGATGGTTATCGGCGAAGCGGAACCGCTGTTGGAACCACTGATCGAATCCCTGAACGAGTTTGCCGCCATCCCCAGGGAAGAACTACTGGTCACCATCGGGTCCACGCTTCCTGGTTGCTATGTGCCCGGCATGTATCATTTTGTGTACGGGGATAAGGGCGAAGTCCGTCGGATAGAGCCCAAGGCGGGATTACCGGAACGGGTGACCAAGGTCATCGCCCCGGCAATGGCGCGCGCCGCCCATTCGACCCTGCTGTCGCCCGAGGCAGAACTGGGCATGTACATGGTCGAGCTGGGACGCGGTTGCAGCCGGGGCTGCCGTTTCTGCGCGGCAGGGTTCATTTACCGGCCACCCCGGCTGTGGACGGCCGAGGCCATCCTGGCCGGATTGGCGGATCGACCGGAGCGAATCAACCGCATCGGGCTGCTCGGCATGGAGATGGCCAGCAGTGAGACCGTGGACCGCATCGCCGCGTATCTGCGCGAACATGGCTGCGCGCTTTCCTTCTCCTCCCTGCGAGCCGATCGGATCACGGCACAGACCCTGGAACTGCTGGCCGCCTCCCGCCTCAAGAGCGTGGCCATCGCCGCCGACGGCTGCTCCGAGCGGTTGCGAACCCTGATCAACAAGGGACTCGGGGAAGAGGATCTGCTCGGCGCTGCGGAACGGCTGGTCGCGGCCGGCATTTTCCACCTCAAACTGTATGTGATGATCGGTCTGCCCACGGAAACCCAGGACGATCTGGACGAGCTCATCCGCCTGGTCGATCGGCTGCTGGCCCGAATCCTGCCGGTGGGCCGGTCGAGAAAACGGTTGTCCGAACTGACCCTGTCGATCAACTGTTTCGTGCCCAAAGCCTGGACCCCTTTTCAGTACTGCTCCTTTGGCGGCCTGGCCCCTGCCGAGGCGAAGGAGGAGCGGATCGAGCCGGCCCTGGCGGGCCTCAAGGAGAAAATTCGCTATCTGCGAAAGATGTTGGGCAACATGGCCAATCTCCATCTCAAATTCGATCATCCCGACCAGGCCCTGCAGCAGGCGGTGTATTCCCGTGGCGACCGCCGCCTTGGTCCGGCCCTGCTGGATATCGGCTGCGGCAGGTTGCCGTTCAAACAGGCCCTGCGGCGCCACCGGGTCGATCCCTGGGAGTATGCCGTCCGGCCCCGGCACCAGCACGAGCTGATGTGTTGGGAGGTGGTGGACCATGGAATCCGTCCGGGATTTTTGTGGGAAGAGTATGCGCGCGCCGTGCGCGGTCTCGCTACCCCTCCATGCCAACCGGCGGTCTGCCGCCGTTGCGGTGTCTGCCATGAAGCCAAGTAA
- the ftsZ gene encoding cell division protein FtsZ: MPFRMAEEESVAVIKVIGVGGGGGNAINTMVESRLAGVQFIAANTDMQALEKSRADIRLQLGPGITKGMGAGADPEMGREAAQESYEDLQAVLKGADMVFITAGLGGGTGTGAAPVIAKLSKESGALTVSVVTKPFYFEAKKRMRNAEAGWERLKEFSDTIITVPNDRLLSLMNKNSTLVDMMQMVDNVLLQAVKGITDLINLPGHINVDFADLKTVMKEVGPAIMGTGTAVGENRATEAAKRAIDNQLLEDVGIDGARGILINISAAKETLTMNEFMEASALIQEKAHDEANIIIGALFDESLGDELRVTVIATGIASIEEPEINQLEVVRSRQAPALPASSRSRLPRLVDEDAMLTDSSAVSIAKPNLLPKGMPRMPKPIFDDHELNEFDEPAYLRKKAN, translated from the coding sequence ATGCCGTTCAGAATGGCCGAAGAAGAATCTGTGGCAGTGATCAAGGTAATCGGAGTCGGTGGCGGTGGCGGCAATGCTATCAACACCATGGTGGAAAGCCGCTTGGCAGGTGTGCAATTCATCGCGGCCAACACAGACATGCAGGCCCTGGAAAAGTCCCGCGCCGACATCAGGCTTCAGCTGGGGCCTGGCATCACCAAGGGCATGGGTGCGGGAGCAGACCCCGAGATGGGACGGGAGGCCGCCCAGGAAAGCTATGAGGATCTCCAGGCCGTGCTCAAAGGGGCGGATATGGTGTTCATCACCGCTGGGTTGGGCGGCGGCACCGGCACCGGCGCCGCGCCGGTGATCGCCAAGCTGAGCAAGGAGTCCGGCGCCCTGACGGTTTCCGTTGTCACCAAACCCTTTTATTTTGAAGCGAAAAAGCGGATGCGCAATGCCGAGGCCGGGTGGGAACGATTGAAGGAGTTTTCCGATACCATCATCACCGTGCCCAACGATCGGCTCTTGAGCCTCATGAACAAGAATTCCACCTTGGTGGACATGATGCAGATGGTCGACAACGTGCTCTTGCAGGCGGTCAAGGGCATCACCGACCTGATCAATCTGCCGGGGCATATCAACGTCGACTTTGCCGACCTCAAGACAGTTATGAAGGAAGTCGGCCCGGCGATCATGGGTACAGGCACGGCGGTTGGCGAAAATCGTGCCACCGAGGCGGCCAAGCGGGCCATCGACAACCAGCTGCTCGAAGATGTGGGGATTGATGGCGCCCGCGGCATCCTGATCAATATCTCCGCGGCCAAGGAAACGTTGACCATGAACGAGTTCATGGAGGCTTCGGCCTTGATCCAGGAAAAGGCGCACGACGAGGCCAACATCATCATCGGTGCCCTGTTTGACGAATCGTTGGGCGACGAGTTGCGGGTCACGGTCATCGCCACCGGCATTGCCAGCATCGAGGAACCTGAGATCAACCAGCTGGAGGTGGTGCGCAGCCGCCAGGCCCCGGCTCTGCCGGCAAGCAGCCGTTCACGTCTGCCGCGGCTGGTCGACGAGGACGCCATGTTGACCGATTCCTCGGCGGTGAGCATTGCCAAACCCAACCTGCTGCCCAAGGGAATGCCGCGCATGCCCAAACCGATTTTCGACGACCACGAACTCAACGAATTTGACGAACCGGCCTATTTGCGCAAGAAAGCCAACTGA
- a CDS encoding cell division protein FtsQ/DivIB, producing MAIYTPRQAPSRSQRGAKKSTWTDRLQGTLPRKQTKPVPFRPQALVGGSQRAGKWKRWVKNIVLFLVLLGVAVGMLWLSARLLMRSNVFRLSDIRITGEQVVTERQVLDLSGLQHGGSLLRFNVKAAEARIATHPWVERAEIKTQWPSAVEISVIEHQPFALANLESGKEKRLRYVSRSGFLFADAGQGQELDLPVITGVVAQKDVASDVFVKGGLAEAAYNLLQLAAKGNAILPIQAISEVHIDQKLGLVLYLVDRPFPVYFGADRLQTKYYRLVRVLEQLYAKKQVDAVKEIRMDYLDDKVLVTGTQIDG from the coding sequence ATGGCGATTTATACACCCCGCCAGGCACCGTCCCGATCCCAACGAGGGGCCAAAAAGTCCACCTGGACCGATAGGCTGCAGGGCACTCTGCCACGCAAGCAGACCAAGCCGGTTCCATTCCGGCCGCAGGCGCTGGTTGGCGGCAGCCAGCGGGCGGGGAAGTGGAAGCGGTGGGTCAAAAACATTGTTCTGTTCCTGGTGCTTCTTGGTGTTGCTGTGGGGATGTTGTGGCTGTCGGCTCGACTGCTCATGCGGTCCAATGTATTTCGGCTGTCCGATATCCGGATCACCGGGGAGCAGGTCGTCACCGAACGGCAAGTTCTTGATTTGTCCGGGCTTCAGCACGGTGGCAGCCTGCTGCGATTCAACGTCAAGGCCGCCGAGGCTCGTATCGCCACCCATCCGTGGGTTGAGCGGGCAGAAATCAAGACCCAGTGGCCGTCGGCGGTGGAAATCAGCGTCATAGAGCACCAACCCTTTGCCCTGGCAAATCTGGAGTCGGGCAAGGAGAAGCGATTGCGCTATGTCAGCCGGTCGGGTTTTCTGTTTGCCGATGCCGGCCAGGGGCAGGAGTTGGATTTACCGGTGATCACCGGGGTTGTGGCCCAAAAGGATGTTGCATCCGATGTGTTCGTCAAGGGCGGCTTGGCCGAGGCGGCGTATAACCTTTTGCAGCTCGCCGCCAAGGGAAACGCCATTCTGCCGATCCAGGCGATCTCGGAAGTACATATTGACCAGAAATTGGGGCTTGTCCTCTATCTGGTGGATCGACCCTTTCCCGTGTACTTCGGGGCCGATCGCTTGCAGACCAAATATTATCGGCTGGTTAGGGTTCTTGAACAGTTGTATGCAAAGAAACAGGTTGATGCCGTTAAAGAAATTCGAATGGATTATTTAGATGATAAAGTCTTGGTTACCGGAACCCAAATTGACGGATGA
- a CDS encoding sensor histidine kinase produces MKPSKPSGVHRRIAQFNGQRGTVGRWIEWIRRNIRLKPVRLDFSLLWRRLRFRDEANALLPFELVKYFSFTSLLLILIASFILSWVIASNAKSVLLQRSEAYSRLFADNLNRQVFLQFVLPTVVRYGRIALSEQDQYERLDQIVANITRGMNIESVTIFEPVQNRVAYSTIPELMGKRDMGGLEYQKAAKGESNSVLISGGSLFSLLPGAAEVFCTLKTYVPFRQENKLGERTGEIMGVIEVVQDLSEDLEAIISLQARVIMLSLIIMSILFAILSMIVVRANRIMAERAEERLRLEEQLNEAQRLASLGKMVAAVSHEIKNPLGIVRSTAEILGNRISKVAPGNERLANIIVEETSRLDAIVREFLDFARPREVDKVPGSLNGVVERLLRFMEPEFQQKAVRLEVRLDPNLPEIPFDSEQIYQVLLNIVFNAIQAMPQGGDLLLNTMLEPGGGAVAVEVADSGIGIPPEKLEQIFTPFYTDKNRGTGLGLCIAKSIVEKHQGVIGVKSTPGEGSIFRVTLPVLV; encoded by the coding sequence ATGAAGCCAAGTAAACCGTCCGGAGTCCATCGCCGGATAGCCCAATTCAACGGACAGCGGGGCACCGTCGGCCGCTGGATCGAGTGGATCCGCAGGAATATCCGCCTCAAGCCGGTGCGGCTTGATTTTTCCCTGCTCTGGCGGCGTCTGCGCTTCCGGGACGAAGCCAATGCCTTGCTGCCCTTCGAGCTGGTCAAGTATTTTTCCTTCACCTCGCTGCTGCTGATCCTGATCGCCTCCTTCATCCTATCGTGGGTGATCGCCAGCAATGCCAAAAGCGTGCTCCTGCAGCGCAGTGAGGCCTATTCGCGGTTGTTTGCCGACAATCTCAACCGTCAGGTGTTCCTCCAATTCGTCCTGCCCACCGTGGTGCGCTACGGCCGCATCGCCTTGTCCGAGCAGGATCAATACGAGCGCCTCGACCAGATCGTGGCCAACATCACCCGCGGTATGAACATCGAATCGGTGACCATCTTCGAACCGGTGCAGAACAGGGTGGCCTATTCGACCATTCCCGAATTGATGGGCAAGCGGGACATGGGCGGACTGGAATACCAGAAAGCGGCCAAGGGAGAAAGCAATTCGGTGCTGATCAGTGGCGGTTCCCTGTTCAGTCTGTTGCCTGGAGCGGCCGAGGTGTTCTGTACCCTGAAGACCTATGTGCCGTTTCGCCAGGAAAACAAGCTGGGCGAGCGGACCGGCGAGATCATGGGGGTCATCGAGGTGGTGCAGGACCTGTCCGAGGACCTTGAAGCCATCATCAGCCTCCAGGCCAGGGTGATCATGCTTTCCCTGATCATCATGTCCATTTTATTCGCCATTCTCAGCATGATCGTGGTGCGGGCCAACCGGATCATGGCCGAACGGGCCGAAGAGCGGCTGCGCCTGGAGGAGCAGCTGAACGAGGCTCAGCGGCTGGCATCCCTCGGCAAGATGGTGGCGGCGGTGTCCCATGAGATCAAGAATCCCCTGGGCATTGTCCGCTCCACCGCCGAGATCCTGGGCAACCGGATCAGCAAGGTGGCTCCGGGCAACGAACGGCTGGCCAATATCATCGTCGAGGAAACCTCGCGTCTCGACGCCATTGTCCGCGAATTTCTCGATTTTGCCCGGCCGCGCGAGGTCGACAAAGTCCCCGGTTCCCTCAACGGGGTGGTCGAGCGGCTGCTGCGGTTCATGGAGCCGGAATTTCAGCAGAAGGCGGTGCGGCTGGAGGTTCGGCTCGATCCGAACCTGCCCGAGATTCCCTTCGACAGTGAACAGATCTATCAGGTGCTGCTCAATATCGTATTCAATGCCATTCAGGCCATGCCCCAGGGCGGTGACCTGCTGCTGAACACCATGCTGGAACCCGGAGGCGGCGCGGTGGCGGTCGAGGTGGCCGATAGCGGTATCGGCATTCCTCCGGAAAAATTGGAACAGATCTTCACCCCCTTCTATACCGATAAAAATCGCGGCACCGGTCTTGGTTTGTGCATCGCCAAGAGCATCGTCGAGAAGCATCAGGGGGTGATCGGGGTCAAGAGCACGCCGGGCGAGGGCAGCATTTTTCGCGTCACCCTGCCGGTGCTGGTCTGA